In one Lycium barbarum isolate Lr01 chromosome 7, ASM1917538v2, whole genome shotgun sequence genomic region, the following are encoded:
- the LOC132602346 gene encoding dehydrogenase/reductase SDR family member FEY-like, with protein MDSSSTGLGWTEWLEGWCRLTCETLFQKINARHLEDPLPLPPLNGLTCIVTGATSGIGLEIARQLAESGANLVMAVRNTNLAHQLIQKWQRNETNSRPLSIDILELDLFSLESVVKFAQEFNSRSEPLHVLINNAGIYSIGQPQKFSKDGYETHLQVNHLAPALLSILLLPSLKRGSPSRIVNVNSLMHVIGFVDSQDMNFLTKKNKFASRKAYSSSKLAQVMFNSMLQKHLPADTNIHVICVEPGAVRTNVMRDLPRILNILYQQMFFFMFDAQQGSRSALFAATDADILKYCRKLKAEEWPVCVFIGCHCLTTKPSKEAYNVGTSHQVWDKTLEMVGLPTDVVDMILQGKEIHCRYGPNNDCVLGGPTRSLMDDRAPSACDAELLFYVNN; from the exons ATGGATTCATCATCGACAGGATTGGGATGGACAGAATGGCTAGAAGGATGGTGTCGTTTGACATGTGAGACACTCTTTCAGAAAATCAATGCTAGGCATTTGGAGGACCCTTTGCCTTTGCCTCCTCTCAATGGCCTAACTTGCATTGTCACAG GAGCCACTAGTGGCATTGGACTTGAAATTGCTAGGCAATTGGCTGAGTCAGGGGCAAATCTTGTCATGGCTGTGAGAAACACAAATCTTGCTCATCAACTCATCCAAAAATGGCAAAGAAATGAAACAAACTCGAGGCCCCTAAGCATCGATATTTTGGAGCTTGATCTCTTCTCTCTCGAATCGGTTGTAAAATTCGCACAAGAATTTAACTCAAGATCAGAACCCCTGCATGTCCTCATCAACAATGCTGGAATCTATTCTATAGGACAGCCACAAAAATTTTCCAAAGACGGGTACGAAACGCATTTACAAGTGAATCATCTTGCCCCTGCATTACTATCTATTTTGCTTTTGCCTTCTCTAAAAAGAGGCTCTCCAAGCAGAATTGTCAATGTGAATTCCCTTATGCATGTCATTGGCTTTGTTGATTCCCAAGATATGAATTTTCTAACGAAGAAGAATAAATTCGCGAGTCGAAAGGCTTACTCAAGTAGTAAGCTAGCACAAGTGATGTTTAACAGTATGCTTCAAAAACATCTGCCTGCTGATACTAATATTCACGTGATATGCGTAGAGCCAGGAGCTGTACGCACAAATGTTATGAGGGATCTTCCAAGAATTTTGAATATTCTTTATCAGCAAATGTTCTTTTTCATGTTTGATGCACAACAGGGTTCAAGAAGTGCACTTTTTGCAGCTACTGATGCTGATATCTTGAAATATTGTCGTAAGTTGAAAGCAGAAGAGTGGCCTGTTTGTGTCTTCATTGGTTGCCATTGTTTGACGACGAAACCTAGCAAAGAAGCATATAATGTGGGAACTTCTCATCAAGTATGGGACAAGACATTGGAGATGGTTGGCCTTCCTACAGATGTTGTTGACATGATTCTTCAAGGAAAAGAAATTCATTGCCGATATGGGCCTAACAACGATTG TGTGTTGGGCGGACCCACGCGGAGCCTTATGGATGATCGAGCACCCAGTGCTTGTGACGCGGAACTTCTATTTTATGTGAACAACTAG
- the LOC132603633 gene encoding small ribosomal subunit protein eS12-like has protein sequence MSGEEPVAVETPAPAPALGEPMDIMTALQLVLRKSRAHGGLAKGLHEGAKVIEKHAAQLCVLAEDCDQPDYVKLVKALCADHNVNLITVPSAKTLGEWAGLCKIDSEGKARKVVGCGCVVVKDFGEETEGLHIVQEYVKSH, from the exons ATGTCTGG TGAAGAGCCTGTTGCCGTTGAGACCCCAGCTCCAGCTCCCGCTCTTGGTGAGCCCATGGATATCATGACAGCATTGCAACTTGTGCTGAGGAAATCACGTGCTCATGGTGGTTTAGCTAAAGGTCTTCATGAGGGTGCAAAGGTTATCGAGAAGCATGCTGCCCAACTTTGTGTATTGGCAGAGGACTGCGACCAACCTGACTATGTCAAATTGGTCAAAGCTTTATGTGCTGATCACAATGTCAACCTCATCACAGTTCCTAGTGCCAAGACTCTCGGTGAATGGGCCGGT CTATGCAAGATTGATTCAGAAGGCAAAGCTAGGAAGGTTGTCGGATGCGGTTGTGTTGTTGTAAAG GATTTTGGAGAGGAAACTGAAGGGCTCCACATTGTTCAAGAATATGTGAAGTCTCACTGA